The Achromobacter pestifer genome includes a region encoding these proteins:
- a CDS encoding Bug family tripartite tricarboxylate transporter substrate binding protein, which yields MKTRLLAAMAAGALCLSALAPVQAQTADWPNKPLRLLVGSAPGGGTDAMARAVADKLGPLLKQTVVVENKPGASNTLAADLAAKSTDGHTMVMGVSTAHAIAPHLLKLGYDNDRDLTPVVFVGAVPNILVVNNDVPARSVQELVALLKSKPGTYNFASSGSGSTQHIAAELFKDATGVQMTHIPYRGSGPALVDLIGGQVQIAFETASSVIPHIKSGKVRALAVLSAKRNAQLPDVPTMAEAGVPGVEMSAWYGIYMPSATPAANQKRIHDAVNGILALPDTQARLQAIGADINPMSQEQFAQFHKAENQRYAGIIKKNNISVE from the coding sequence ATGAAGACTCGGCTATTGGCCGCGATGGCGGCCGGCGCCCTGTGCCTGTCGGCCCTGGCGCCCGTCCAGGCGCAGACCGCCGACTGGCCCAACAAGCCCCTGCGGCTGCTGGTGGGTTCCGCCCCGGGCGGCGGCACCGACGCCATGGCGCGGGCCGTGGCCGACAAGCTCGGGCCCTTGCTCAAGCAGACCGTGGTGGTCGAGAACAAGCCGGGCGCGTCCAACACGCTGGCGGCCGACCTGGCGGCCAAGTCCACGGACGGCCACACCATGGTGATGGGCGTGTCGACCGCCCATGCCATCGCGCCGCACCTGCTGAAGCTGGGCTATGACAACGACCGCGACCTGACGCCGGTGGTGTTCGTGGGCGCGGTGCCCAACATCCTGGTGGTCAACAACGACGTGCCGGCCAGGTCGGTGCAGGAACTGGTCGCGCTGCTCAAGAGCAAGCCGGGCACCTACAACTTCGCCAGCAGCGGCTCGGGCAGCACCCAGCACATCGCCGCGGAACTGTTCAAGGACGCCACCGGCGTGCAGATGACCCACATCCCGTACCGCGGCAGCGGCCCGGCGCTGGTGGACCTGATTGGCGGCCAGGTGCAGATCGCGTTCGAGACCGCGTCTTCCGTGATTCCGCACATCAAGAGCGGCAAGGTGCGCGCGCTGGCCGTGCTGAGCGCCAAGCGCAACGCGCAATTGCCCGACGTGCCGACCATGGCCGAGGCCGGCGTGCCCGGCGTGGAAATGAGCGCCTGGTACGGCATCTACATGCCCAGCGCCACGCCCGCCGCCAACCAGAAACGCATCCATGACGCCGTCAACGGCATCCTGGCGCTGCCCGACACGCAGGCCCGCCTGCAGGCGATCGGCGCCGACATCAACCCGATGAGCCAGGAGCAGTTCGCGCAGTTCCACAAGGCCGAGAACCAGCGCTACGCCGGCATCATCAAGAAGAACAACATTTCCGTGGAATGA
- a CDS encoding 4-hydroxythreonine-4-phosphate dehydrogenase PdxA, with amino-acid sequence MSTQQKPVIALTLGDPAGIGAELIARLLARPEATQLANIVLVGDEWLWREGQRVAGVQVATQAVDSIEAVRGRPDSGAPAWLGMHTIEPGQVHVGQAEAAGGASVLRVLNACMDAARDGHVDAICFAPLNKYAMKLGGLGHDDELHHFAQYLGVTGYFCEFNTLGDLWTSRVSSHIPLKDAAAALSIDGIKAATRLIYRSLQANGIAEPRVAVAAFNPHGGDGGTCGREEVDIIAPAVRQLNEEGLPVQGPFPADTIFLKAQAGEFQAIVTMYHDQGQIAIKLLGFSRGVTVQGGLPIPITTPAHGTAYDIAGQGRANLDATWQAFLIACRMGLSHRAARTQAG; translated from the coding sequence ATGAGCACGCAGCAGAAACCCGTCATCGCCCTGACCCTGGGCGACCCCGCCGGCATCGGCGCCGAACTGATCGCCCGCCTTCTGGCCAGGCCCGAAGCCACACAGCTGGCGAATATCGTGCTGGTGGGCGACGAGTGGTTGTGGCGCGAAGGCCAGCGGGTCGCGGGCGTGCAGGTCGCCACGCAAGCCGTGGACAGCATCGAGGCGGTGCGCGGCCGGCCGGACAGCGGCGCACCCGCCTGGCTGGGGATGCACACCATCGAACCCGGCCAGGTGCATGTCGGCCAGGCCGAGGCGGCGGGCGGCGCGTCGGTGCTGCGGGTGCTCAATGCCTGCATGGACGCGGCGCGCGATGGCCACGTCGACGCCATCTGTTTCGCGCCGCTGAACAAGTACGCCATGAAGCTGGGCGGCCTGGGGCATGACGACGAGCTGCATCACTTCGCGCAGTACCTGGGCGTGACCGGCTACTTCTGCGAGTTCAATACGCTGGGCGACCTGTGGACTTCGCGCGTGTCCTCGCACATCCCGTTGAAGGACGCGGCGGCGGCGCTCAGCATCGACGGCATCAAGGCCGCGACGCGGCTGATCTACCGTTCGTTGCAGGCCAACGGCATTGCCGAGCCGCGCGTGGCGGTGGCGGCCTTCAATCCGCATGGCGGCGACGGCGGCACCTGCGGCCGCGAAGAGGTGGACATCATCGCGCCGGCCGTGCGGCAGCTGAACGAAGAGGGGCTGCCGGTGCAGGGCCCGTTCCCCGCCGACACCATCTTCCTGAAAGCGCAGGCCGGCGAGTTCCAGGCCATCGTCACCATGTACCACGACCAGGGCCAGATCGCGATCAAGCTGCTGGGCTTCTCGCGCGGCGTGACGGTGCAGGGCGGCCTGCCCATTCCCATCACCACGCCGGCCCACGGCACCGCCTACGACATCGCCGGCCAGGGCCGCGCCAATCTGGACGCCACCTGGCAGGCCTTCCTCATCGCCTGCCGCATGGGCTTGTCGCACCGCGCTGCGCGGACGCAGGCGGGCTGA
- a CDS encoding LysR family transcriptional regulator yields the protein MERAIHVPSLLARLRMRQIVLLLAIEERGTLRAAASQLNMTQSAASKMLHELELAIGQPLFGRIGRGLTLTAAGECVMGYFRGMRGTVSSLARELEELRLGSAGKLFIGSIMAASPGHLTDALLRLKQTYPLLAVEISTGTSDLLIGRMNEGKLDVVIGRMLTLSDSQYVFRPIGDEALSVIAAVDHPLASRKRVSFDAMLAYPWVLQPHGSPMRDVIEQEFRSHNASTPKGLIESASILTTTNLAMKSTMLGVIPESVASRYAAHGLLAILPYEIRQSLTAFGSIVPRDRPLSAAARHFVGLLHGDAAG from the coding sequence ATGGAACGCGCCATCCACGTCCCTTCCCTGCTGGCCCGGCTGCGCATGCGGCAGATCGTCCTGCTGCTGGCGATCGAGGAACGCGGCACGCTGCGCGCCGCCGCCAGCCAGCTCAACATGACCCAGTCCGCGGCCAGCAAGATGCTGCACGAACTGGAACTGGCCATCGGCCAGCCGCTGTTCGGACGGATCGGGCGCGGCCTGACGTTGACCGCGGCCGGTGAATGCGTGATGGGATATTTCCGGGGCATGCGCGGGACGGTGTCGTCCCTGGCCCGCGAACTGGAGGAACTGCGCCTGGGCAGTGCGGGCAAGCTGTTCATCGGCAGCATCATGGCGGCCTCGCCCGGCCACCTGACCGACGCCTTGCTGCGCCTGAAGCAAACCTATCCGCTGCTGGCGGTGGAGATCTCCACCGGCACCAGCGACCTGCTGATCGGCCGCATGAACGAGGGCAAGCTGGACGTGGTGATCGGCCGCATGCTGACCCTGTCGGACAGCCAGTACGTCTTTCGCCCGATCGGCGACGAGGCGCTCTCGGTGATCGCGGCGGTGGACCATCCGCTGGCCAGCCGCAAGCGCGTGAGCTTCGACGCCATGCTGGCCTACCCCTGGGTGCTGCAACCCCACGGCAGCCCGATGCGCGACGTGATCGAGCAAGAGTTCCGCTCGCACAACGCCAGCACGCCCAAGGGCTTGATCGAATCGGCGTCCATCCTGACCACGACCAACCTGGCGATGAAGTCGACGATGCTGGGCGTGATTCCGGAATCGGTGGCCAGCCGCTACGCGGCGCATGGGCTGTTGGCGATCCTGCCCTACGAGATCCGGCAGAGCCTCACGGCCTTCGGCAGCATCGTGCCGAGGGACCGGCCGCTGAGCGCGGCGGCGCGGCATTTCGTGGGTTTGCTGCATGGCGACGCGGCGGGTTGA